The window CGTCGATGTGCAGCAGGGAAGGCATGAAGGCGACCTCGGGTGGTATCAGGGGCGAATCAAAGCATCGCCACCGGTCGGCCGCGTCAGCGGTGTGACGCGGTCTCCGGTGCCGTCGAACCACGGGTGGTCATGGCCGGACACCCGGCCAGGCCCCCCGGACGCGTCTCCGCCGCCCGTTCGGCGCCGGTACGCGATGTCGACGGTAGACATTGACGCCGACGTCAAAGCAAGCGCTTCAGCACTCCTGCCCACTCGCTGCGTCGACGAACCGGCTCCGCGGCGCCCTGCTCCGCCGCTCCCCCACCTGTCGGGCCGGCGCCCCGTGCTCAGCCGCCGCCCATCCCGCCCTGCGCGGCCACCATGGTCGTCCCCAGCCCGTCGACCGCCTTGGCCAGCCCGGGCGCCCGCTCCCCCAGCCGCGCGGTGAGGGCCGCGATGCGCCCGGCGTGCGTCCGCTGCTCCTGGCGCGACAGCACCAGCCGCACCTGCCCGTGCGCGGCCAGCGCCGCCAGCACCGCGTCCGCGAACGCCACCTCGCCCACCGGCTCCTCGCCACGGACCAGTTCGGCCACCCGGAGCTGCCGGTCCAGCGCCTCCCGGGGGTCGGGCATCGCCACCGGCCGCCGCGGCACGACGGGGCCGTAGGGGTCACGGTCCCGGACCGTCAGCACGCCGAGGACGGCCAGCCGCTGCTCGACGGCGTCCAGCGTCTCCTCGCGGCCGCGTTTGATCCACGACTTCCAGCCGCGCCGCCGTGCGGCCACCTCGGCCAGGACGGCGTCCAGCACCGGGTCCCCGGCGGGGCCGACGCCGGGTGCCACCAGCACCCGGCCCCGGCCGTCCTCGACGAGGTCACCGCGGTGGGCCAGCTCGGCCAGCGCGGCGGCGCGCAGCAGGAACCCGGCCCGGGTGCGGTCCTGGAGGGCCTGGGCCCGGGTGTCGTAGGCCATCAGGTAGGTGGCCAGGTGCAGCGGTCGGCTCATACCGCCGACGATACGGCGCACCGCCCCGGCCGCCATCCGCCCGCAGGAGGGCATCGGCCTCCCACCTGCGGCGTACCCCGCGGCACGCACCCGGACCAGGGAGCTGCCCGGCCCCGGCCGCACCGGCCGGCCCGGGGACCCGACCGTCACCAGCGCCGGCCCCTGCGCCGACTTCTGGCTGCTGGGGCTCGTCGAACCGCGCTGAGCCGAACCGCGTCGACGGGACGGACGGCCCCGGTCGATAGGCGGGCTCCTCCTCCTTCCGGCGGAGCCCGCACGACACCCCCGGGGGAGGCCGTCGC of the Kitasatospora sp. NBC_01246 genome contains:
- a CDS encoding GPP34 family phosphoprotein; protein product: MSRPLHLATYLMAYDTRAQALQDRTRAGFLLRAAALAELAHRGDLVEDGRGRVLVAPGVGPAGDPVLDAVLAEVAARRRGWKSWIKRGREETLDAVEQRLAVLGVLTVRDRDPYGPVVPRRPVAMPDPREALDRQLRVAELVRGEEPVGEVAFADAVLAALAAHGQVRLVLSRQEQRTHAGRIAALTARLGERAPGLAKAVDGLGTTMVAAQGGMGGG